In Pseudomonas sp. GCEP-101, one DNA window encodes the following:
- a CDS encoding GFA family protein translates to MPITGSCLCGDIGYEIDGLDMPIGHCHCRTCQKAHSAAFASTAGVVREHFRWTRGEDKVAAYESSPGKLRKFCPRCGTQLIAERAGQLHVIVRVASLDDDPGARPMRHIWVSHDRPWLAQDGIPAYPEWNPDR, encoded by the coding sequence ATGCCAATCACCGGAAGCTGCCTGTGCGGCGACATCGGCTATGAGATCGACGGCCTGGACATGCCCATCGGCCATTGCCACTGCCGCACCTGCCAGAAAGCCCACTCGGCAGCCTTCGCCAGCACCGCCGGGGTAGTGCGCGAACACTTCCGCTGGACCCGCGGCGAGGACAAGGTGGCGGCGTACGAATCGTCGCCCGGCAAGCTGCGCAAGTTCTGCCCGCGCTGCGGGACGCAACTGATCGCCGAGCGCGCCGGCCAGCTCCACGTCATCGTCCGCGTGGCCAGCCTGGACGACGACCCGGGCGCGCGCCCGATGCGGCATATCTGGGTGTCCCATGATCGGCCGTGGCTGGCGCAGGACGGGATTCCGGCTTATCCGGAGTGGAACCCGGATCGCTGA